GTCCAGCTCACCACCGCCAGGGCGATGACTGTGTTAAACAGGCTCGGCCCCAGCATCCCGGCAATGGCAATGGCCAGGACCATGCCCGGAAAAGAGATCATCATGTCCGAGATCCGCATGATTACCGCGTCCACCGCGCCGCCGAAATAGCCGGCGACCATACCGAGAAATGTCCCGACCCCAAAGACAATAACCACCAGCGTCAGCGTCATTTCCAGCGACGCCCGCGTCCCGTAGATGATCCTGGACAGCTCACAGCGTCCCAGCTGGTCTGTACCACAGGGGTATTCAGCCGACGGCGGTCTGAGCGCGTTCTGCATAATGGTCTCATAGGGATCGTGGGGCGCGATCCACGGCGCAAACACCGCGATCAGAACAATCACCGCCGCCAGCATCCCGCAGATGGCAAAAAGCCTGTTCTGCCTGAAAAAAGCTTTCATTTACGCCTTCACCGCCTTTCTTTTTACTTCCCGGTGCAGCTCCCGCAGCCTCGGGTCCAGATAGCCGTAGGAGAAATCCACCAGCAGATTGATGACCATGTAAATCAGGGCGATCCAGATCACATAACCCTGAACCAGCGGATAGTCCCGGGCGGCGATGGCATTCACAGCCATTTTTCCCAGGCCGGGCCAAGAGAAAATAATCTCCACTACCGCCGTGCCGCCCAGCAGCGAGCCCAGGGACAGGCCCAGCAGGGTTACCAGCGGCAGCATGGCGTTTGGCAGCACCTCCCGCCACAGTATGGCCGATTCCTTAAGGCCGCGGGCCCGGGCCCCGGCCACGTAATCCTGGCGCAGCTCCTCCAGCACCGCGGTGCGCACCTGTCTTGTATATTTGGCCGACATGGCAATGGCCAGCGTGACCGCAGGCAGCACCAGCTTCATAAAGCCCGTGCCCGAGGTGGCGATGGGAAACCAGTTCAGCTTGAGGCCAAACACGTACAGCAGCACCAGGCCGATCCAGAAGCCTGGAAAGGATACGCCAATAAAGGACAATCCCCGCACCAGGTAATCCGGAAAGCGATTCTGGTACACGGCTGCCAGAATCCCCAGGGGAATGGAGATCACAAGCATCAGAATGAGCGACGCGGCCGCCAGCTCCAGGGTCGGTCCAAGGCAGTCAAGCAGCACTGCGCTCACCGGCGTTTTCGAGGAATAGGATGTCCCCATATCCCCAGTCACAAAGCCCTTAAGCCAGTTGCCATACTGCACCAGAAACGGGTCGTTGAGGCCCATTTCCTCCCGGGTTTCCGCCAGCAGCTCCTCAGACGGCGGTGTGCCGCCGGCCACCAGCATCAGCTCGGCCGGGTCACCGGGGGATAAATAAGTCAGGCAAAAGGTCAGAAAGCTGATGCCAAAAAGCACCAGTACGATTTGCAGCAAACGGTTAACAAGCTGTTTCGTGTTCAATAAAGAAATCCTCCTCTGTCAAAATGGCAATACGGGTAACAATCCGAAACGGAGAATAAAAGGGAAAGGGCATGAAAATCATTAAAAAAACAGCCCAGACGGCTGAATGAAAACAAAGCCCTCCTATCTACCGTAAGATTACTAAAAACAACAATACAAGCAGGTCTCCTGACTTAAGTTCTTCGTATGTCCACGCCTTCCCAAGGCTGTGCCTCAGTGACATCTTGCGGACTACTCCCTATTACAGTGACGGGATCGTACCGGATTTGCACCGGTTTCTCTTTTAATCCCCGATCGGGAACTTGTATTTGGCATGATTAAATTTTAAAAACGGATATTTCACTATGGTAAACTGTGAAATTGCTTAAATTATACTGAACTTTCGTGCATTTGTCCAGTCTTTTTTAAAAATAAAAGCAATAAATTTAAGCAGATACCCCCACCCGGTATATTTTTTGCTTTTATTTTTTTCTGCTTGACATTGGTTTTCGCCATGCCTTATACTCAAGGCAATCGGCTTAAATCAAAATTATTTCAAAAACGAAAGGAGTCCGCAATGAAAAAAAACCTATCCATCGGCACACTGACAGCCGCCCCCGGCGAGAAAGTCCAGGGCATGCTGCCCATCCCACACACAGAAATCGAGGTTCCCGTCACCCTGGTCAACGGCGCGGGCAGCGGAAAAACCGTGCTCATCACCAGCGGTATCCACAGCTGCGAGTACGTGGGCATCGAGGCCGCCATCCAGCTGGCCGGCGAAATTGCCCCCGGGCATCTGAAGGGAAATCTTATCCTCATCCACCCTGTTAATATTCCGGGCTTTGAGTCCCGCTACCCCACACTCATGCCGCAGGACAATAAAAATCTCAATCGGGTCTTTCCCGGAACCCACGAGGGCACTCTGGCCGACCGCGTCGCCCATTTCTTTGAGTACAGCCTTTATTCTCAGATTGATTTCTACATCGACCTGCACTGCGGCGAAATTTTTGAGGACCTGACGCCTTATGTATACTACGTGGGCGCGGCAGACCCCGCGGTTTCCGAAGCCGCCCGGCAGGCCGCCCTTCATGTCGACGTGCCCTATATGGTCAAATCCACCGCCACCACCGGAGCCTACAATTATGCCGGCGTGCTCGGCATCCCCAGCATCCTGCTGGAACGCGGCTGCGCGGGCCGTTTTACCCAGGCAGAGGTCGACGCAGATAAGAAGGATGTCATCAATATTCTCAAGCACCTCGGCCTGCTGGCCGGCGATCCCGAGCAGCGGCACCGCCCTGTGGACCTGATTGATCTGGTATACCTTATGCCCACACATCACGGCCTCTGGTATCCCGAGGTAAAGGTGGGCGAGCTCATCGCCAAGGGCCAGCGCCTCGGTGAGGTCAGGGATTATTTCGGCAAAATCCTCGACACCTACCACGCCGAATACGACGGCGTGGTCCTCTACCAGTCCGCCACCCTCTGGACCGATGATTTCTGCGAGCTTATCACCTACGGCAAATTTGCGGAAACCACAGGAATGACCCGTTAATTTTTGCTATTACCCCTTGACAAACAACCTCCGGACAGTTAATATTAACATATGAACAATGATTCATATGTTTTATTCATCATATTTTAATCCAACTTTCCGAGGAGGCCATTATGGCAACAAAGACTTATATATTAGAGCACCTGGGCTGCGCCAACTGCGCTTCAAAAATCGAGCGCAAAATCGCAACCCTGCCCGGTGTCAGCGAGGCTAACATCGTCTATGCGACCAAGCAGCTCCGCCTCACCGCCGAAGACCCGGACGGGCTTTTGCCGGAAATGCAAAAAATCGCGGTTTCCTACGAGCCGGACATTCGCATTACCGAGCGAAAACGCCGTTCCCTGAAAAAAGCGCCGGCACCCGCCGTCCACAGCCACAGCGAAGAATCTCATCGCCATGACGAGGCCTGCGGCTGCGGGCATGATCACCACGAGCACGAGGAGCATCACCACCATGACGATGACTGCGGCTGCGGGCTCGATCACCACGAGCATGAGGCGCATCACCACCATGACGAAGCCTGCGGCTGCGGGCTCGATCACCACGAGCATGAGGAGCATCACCATCATGACGACGATTGTGGATGCGGGCTCGATCATCACGAGCACGAGGAGCATCACCATCATGACGAGGCCTGCGGCTGCGGGCACGATCACCACGAGCACGAGGAGCATCACCATCATGACGAGGCCTGCGGCTGCGGGCACGATCACCATGAGCATGAGGAGCATCATCACCATGTCCCCGGCCATCCGGCGGACTGCCAGTGTGAGCTCTGCCGCCACGGCGAGGAATACTGCGATATCTGCGGCGAGAGTCTGGCCAACTGCACCTGTAAGATGCCCGACGCAGACGTGGAAAAAGCGGTTTTCATTCTTGAAAACCTGGGCTGTGCCAACTGCGCGGCCAAAATGGAGCACAAAATCAAAGAGCTGCCCGGAGTCGAGTACGCTACCATCACCTATGCTACCAAGCAGCTGCGCCTGTCCGCCGACAACGCGGCTGCCCTGCTGCCCGATATTCAGCAGATCTGCGCGGCCATCGAGCCGGACGTCAGGGTCATTCCCCGCAAAAAAACCGTGGGCAAAGGCCTCACAAGGGTTTATACTCTCGAAAATCTTGGCTGCGCCAACTGCGCGGCCAAGATGGAAGCCAGGATCAATGCCCTGGACGGCGTCACCAGCGCCACCATCACCTATGCCACCAAGCAGCTCAAGGTTACCGGAAAAGACCCGGACCGCCTGCTTTCTCAGTTCCGTGACATCTGCCAGTCCATCGAGTCGGACGTGCAGGTCATTCCCCGGGAAAGCCGCCCAAAAGCTGTAATCCCAGAGGCTCAGGCCGTTTCCGGCAAACCCGCGAAGAAAAAAATGTCGGCTGAGACCAAAACCCTCATCGGCATTATCATCGGCGCGGCCCTGTTCATCGCCGGCGAGATCATGGAGCGTACCCTGCCCCCGGTTTACAACATTCCGGTTTTCGTGCTGGCTTACATCATCCTCGGCGGCCGTATTGTCATCACAGCGGTCAAGAACCTGATGAAGGGCCAGGTCTTTGATGAAAATTTCCTGATGAGTGTAGCTACGCTGGCGGCCTTCGCCATTCAGGATTATCCCGAGGCTGTGGGCGTCATGCTGTTCTACCGTGTCGGCGAATACTTTGAAGACCGCGCGGTCGAAAAAAGCCGCACCCAGATCATGGACGCGGTGGACATGCGCCCCGAAGTCGTCAACCTGCTGGTCGGCGACGAGGTGCGGGTCATCGACGCCGAGGAAGCCGCCATCGGCGACATCCTGCTGGTGCGCCCCGGCGACCGCATTCCTCTGGACGGCGTCATCGTCGAGGGCGAAAGCCGCATCGATACCTCCCCGGTAACCGGCGAGCCTGTTCCGGTCAAGGCCGGCTACGGCGACGAGGTCGTCTCGGGCTGTGTCAACACCTCCGGCCTCTTAAAAATGCGGGTCGAAAAGGTTCTGGAAGAATCCATGGTCACCCGTATTCTGGACTCTGTGGAAAACGCAGCGGCCAGCAAACCGAAAATCGACCGGTTCATTACCCGCTTCTCACGGATCTATACCCCCTTCGTGGTCGGCCTGGCTGTTCTGACTGCCGTAGTACCGTCTCTGGTGACTGGCGACTGGTATTACTGGATTTACACAGCCATCACCTTCCTGGTCATCAGCTGTCCCTGTGCACTTGTGCTCAGTGTGCCCCTGGCCTTTTTCTCCGGCATCGGCGCCGGCTCCAAACGCGGTATTCTGTTTAAGGGCGGCGTGTCCATCGAAGGGATCAAAAACATCGCGGCCGTGGTTATGGATAAAACCGGCACCATCACCGAGGGCAATTTCGTGGTGCAGCAGGCCATTCCCACCGACAGTGTGGATGAGGCCCGGCTTCTGGCCCTGGCGGCCAGCTGTGAGCTGACCTCCACTCACCCCATCGGCAACAGTATTGTGACTGCCGCCGAGGAACGGGGCCTGTCTGTGGAACGCCCGGCTTCTGCTAAGGAAATTGCCGGCAAGGGCGTCCAGGCGGTTTTAAGTGACGGTACAGTGCTCTGCGGAAACCGCTCGCTGCTGGAATCCCAGAACGTTGATCTGGATGGCTATAAAAATGACCATTACGGCACCGAGGTGCTCCTGGCTCTGGACGGCAGATTCATCGGTTATCTGGTCATTTCTGACACCATCAAGCCTGACGCCGTGGACGCCATCGCCAAGATCAAGCGTCTGGGCATCCGCACTGCCATGCTGACCGGCGACGCTCAGGAAAGCGCTGAGGCGGTTGCCAAAGCCACAGGCATCGACGAGGTTCACGCCAAACTCCTGCCGGAGGATAAGCTGAGTGAGCTTCAGGCCATCCGAAAGGCTCAGGGCGGCGTCATGTTTGTCGGCGACGGCATCAACGACGCGCCGGTACTGGCCGGGGCGGATGTGGGCGCGGCCATGGGCAGCGGCGCGGATGCCGCCATCGAGGCTGCAGACGTTGTGTTCATGAACTCCAGCGTTGAAGCCATACCCCAGGCCATCGAGATCGGCCGCAAAACCAGCCGGATCGCCTGGCAGAACGTGGTCTTTGCCCTGATCATCAAGGCGCTGGTCATGGTTCTGGGCCTGCTTGGCTTTGCCAACATGTGGATGGCGGTCTTTGCCGATACCGGCGTTGCTATCCTCTGCGTGCTCAACTCCATCCGTATTTTATATAAGAAATAAGCAGCATAAAAAACCCCGGCTTTCTAAAAATGAAAGCCGGGGTTTTGCCGTTTGTTTTATTTCAGTAAAACGCCGCCGCAGTAGGGGCACTGGTTTTTATCCGCTGGTGAAAACTCGCCGCAGATAATGCATAAAATCTCATCGTCCTCTGATTTGTCATATTTTTCAGGTATTTCATAGCCGGCATGGTGGCGGACTGGCTCACCTTCTTTAAAATAGCCGGTAAAATCCATTTCCGGATGGCCTTTAAACACATAAGTCATTTCACGGCTGCCCTTTTTTATGACAAAGGTATGATAGGAATATTGTTTTTTGCTCTCCGGGTCCTCCGCGCTTTTGCGGACTACCCGTCTGAGGGATTTAAGCTCGCCATCAAAGGTTTTATCCCTGGAAAACAGACTGCCTTTTCTAAAATAAGTCTTTGCCCGGGTGGAAAAGCCTTCCTCCAAAGCGTTTTTTGTGCCGCTCATTCGCCTGACACCTCCCAACAGACACTCCAATGTCTCATCTAATTCAATTTATCAGTTCACCTGTTTTTGGTAT
Above is a window of Eubacterium sp. 1001713B170207_170306_E7 DNA encoding:
- the nikC gene encoding nickel transporter permease; this translates as MKAFFRQNRLFAICGMLAAVIVLIAVFAPWIAPHDPYETIMQNALRPPSAEYPCGTDQLGRCELSRIIYGTRASLEMTLTLVVIVFGVGTFLGMVAGYFGGAVDAVIMRISDMMISFPGMVLAIAIAGMLGPSLFNTVIALAVVSWTKYARLSRSLVLKIKNSAYISAAVVTGARTGRVLGGYVVPNIIPTMIVTAAMDVGTMMLELAALSFLGLGAQPPTPEWGLMLNEGRQYLQTAPWLMLFPGIAIFMVVSVFNLMGDGLRDILDPRQD
- the nikB gene encoding nickel ABC transporter permease, encoding MNTKQLVNRLLQIVLVLFGISFLTFCLTYLSPGDPAELMLVAGGTPPSEELLAETREEMGLNDPFLVQYGNWLKGFVTGDMGTSYSSKTPVSAVLLDCLGPTLELAAASLILMLVISIPLGILAAVYQNRFPDYLVRGLSFIGVSFPGFWIGLVLLYVFGLKLNWFPIATSGTGFMKLVLPAVTLAIAMSAKYTRQVRTAVLEELRQDYVAGARARGLKESAILWREVLPNAMLPLVTLLGLSLGSLLGGTAVVEIIFSWPGLGKMAVNAIAARDYPLVQGYVIWIALIYMVINLLVDFSYGYLDPRLRELHREVKRKAVKA
- a CDS encoding M14 family metallopeptidase — protein: MKKNLSIGTLTAAPGEKVQGMLPIPHTEIEVPVTLVNGAGSGKTVLITSGIHSCEYVGIEAAIQLAGEIAPGHLKGNLILIHPVNIPGFESRYPTLMPQDNKNLNRVFPGTHEGTLADRVAHFFEYSLYSQIDFYIDLHCGEIFEDLTPYVYYVGAADPAVSEAARQAALHVDVPYMVKSTATTGAYNYAGVLGIPSILLERGCAGRFTQAEVDADKKDVINILKHLGLLAGDPEQRHRPVDLIDLVYLMPTHHGLWYPEVKVGELIAKGQRLGEVRDYFGKILDTYHAEYDGVVLYQSATLWTDDFCELITYGKFAETTGMTR
- a CDS encoding heavy metal translocating P-type ATPase, translating into MATKTYILEHLGCANCASKIERKIATLPGVSEANIVYATKQLRLTAEDPDGLLPEMQKIAVSYEPDIRITERKRRSLKKAPAPAVHSHSEESHRHDEACGCGHDHHEHEEHHHHDDDCGCGLDHHEHEAHHHHDEACGCGLDHHEHEEHHHHDDDCGCGLDHHEHEEHHHHDEACGCGHDHHEHEEHHHHDEACGCGHDHHEHEEHHHHVPGHPADCQCELCRHGEEYCDICGESLANCTCKMPDADVEKAVFILENLGCANCAAKMEHKIKELPGVEYATITYATKQLRLSADNAAALLPDIQQICAAIEPDVRVIPRKKTVGKGLTRVYTLENLGCANCAAKMEARINALDGVTSATITYATKQLKVTGKDPDRLLSQFRDICQSIESDVQVIPRESRPKAVIPEAQAVSGKPAKKKMSAETKTLIGIIIGAALFIAGEIMERTLPPVYNIPVFVLAYIILGGRIVITAVKNLMKGQVFDENFLMSVATLAAFAIQDYPEAVGVMLFYRVGEYFEDRAVEKSRTQIMDAVDMRPEVVNLLVGDEVRVIDAEEAAIGDILLVRPGDRIPLDGVIVEGESRIDTSPVTGEPVPVKAGYGDEVVSGCVNTSGLLKMRVEKVLEESMVTRILDSVENAAASKPKIDRFITRFSRIYTPFVVGLAVLTAVVPSLVTGDWYYWIYTAITFLVISCPCALVLSVPLAFFSGIGAGSKRGILFKGGVSIEGIKNIAAVVMDKTGTITEGNFVVQQAIPTDSVDEARLLALAASCELTSTHPIGNSIVTAAEERGLSVERPASAKEIAGKGVQAVLSDGTVLCGNRSLLESQNVDLDGYKNDHYGTEVLLALDGRFIGYLVISDTIKPDAVDAIAKIKRLGIRTAMLTGDAQESAEAVAKATGIDEVHAKLLPEDKLSELQAIRKAQGGVMFVGDGINDAPVLAGADVGAAMGSGADAAIEAADVVFMNSSVEAIPQAIEIGRKTSRIAWQNVVFALIIKALVMVLGLLGFANMWMAVFADTGVAILCVLNSIRILYKK